In a genomic window of Hippoglossus stenolepis isolate QCI-W04-F060 chromosome 15, HSTE1.2, whole genome shotgun sequence:
- the mrps31 gene encoding 28S ribosomal protein S31, mitochondrial: protein MYRYLFRTVHAARSSSVRVCERTVFPAKCDKAAVFRVGTGGGVKTLSTSSVRLCEKKDNVVLSNQDEKANADPTETPALAQQKAEEDGEVLNMAEQRDEPAVLKTDDGSTMQQQVDEKIKEDVAKPEQVMTDAAKSGKASLLDLLGAMKVEVTNKRRLKSLKAQKNYESTPRSNPAAMESTISMFQKATEEASSQSETLDPELLSAASAAAQTLPDRSQAESELLKQLRQHEAITEAQKKGDLSNLGVIIADMKVGKNPNRQNARPANQIQFDEDGRGYTHERGVTAELDSVRRRSLFRGKRFNMFSPTTDKSGEESAVARPTLWDMDFAHGLSLSVNHTPRNGLDEMIQWTKEGKMWQYPVNNEAGLEEEASVPFHEHVFLDVHLKEGFPRQGPVRHFMELVVAGLSRNPYLTVQQKREHISWFRDYFHQKEDVLKEAEVYLN from the exons ATGTACAGATATTTATTTCGGACTGTGCACGCTGCTCGAAGCTCTTCAGTCCGTGTGTGCGAGCGGACTGTGTTTCCAGCTAAATGCGACAAGGCTGCGGTTTTCAG GGTCGGAACTGGAGGTGGAGTCAAAACCCTCAGCACAAGTTCAGTCAGGCtctgtgaaaagaaagacaatgtTGTCCTCTCTAATCAGGATGAGAAAGCAAATGCGGACCCAACAGAAACCCCAGCTTTGGCTCAGCAGAAAGCTGAAGAGGATGGAGAAGTCCTCAATATGGCCGAACAAAGGGATGAGCCAGCGGTGTTAAAGACAGATGATGGAAGCAccatgcagcagcaggtggatgaGAAGATTAAAGAGGACGTGGCAAAGCCAGAGCAAGTAATGACTGATGCAGCTAAGAGTGGGAAGGCGAGTCTCCTTGACCTTCTCGGTGCCATGAAGGTGGAAGTTACCAATAAGAGGAGGCTCAAAAGCTTGAAAGCGCAGAAAAATTATGAGTCCACCCCCAGATCAAATCCAGCCGCTATGGAAAGCACCATCAGTATGTTTCAGAAGGCTACAGAGGAGGCCTCATCACAGAG tgaGACCCTGGATCCTGAACTGCTTTCAGCTGcgtctgctgcagctcagactctgCCTGACCGCAGCCAGGCCGAGTCTGAGCTGCTGAAGCAGCTGAGGCAGCATGAAGCTATCACCGAGGCTCAGAAGAAAGGGGACTTGAGCAACCTAGG agtaATTATTGCTGACATGAAGGTCGGAAAGAATCCCAACCGCCAGAATGCTCGGCCGGCCAATCAGATCCAGTTTGATGAAGATGGGCGAGGATACACGCATGAAAGAGGAGTCACTGCTGAGCTGGACAGTGTTCGGAGAAG GAGCCTGTTCAGAGGGAAAAGATTTAACATGTTCTCACCCACTACTGACAAATCTGGAGAGGAATCGGCAGTTg CACGGCCAACTTTGTGGGACATGGACTTTGCTCATGGCTTGTCTCTATCAGTCAACCATACGCCCCGAAATGGGCTCGACGAAATGATCCAGTGGACCAAAGAGGGGAAAATGTGGCAGTACCCAGTCAACAATGAGGCTG GCCTGGAGGAGGAAGCTAGTGTCCCATTCCACGAGCATGTCTTCTTAGATGTGCACTTGAAGGAGGGCTTCCCCCGTCAGGGACCAGTGCGTCACTTCATGGAGCTCGTGGTGGCCGGTCTCTCCAGAAACCCCTACCTGACCGTCCAACAGAAGAGGGAACACATCTCCTGGTTCAGAGACTACTTCCACCAAAAAGAAGATGTCCTCAAGGAGGCTGAAGTTTACCTCAACTAA